The following nucleotide sequence is from Desulfovibrio desulfuricans.
CACGGTCTACCGCTTTATCGTTTACAACATGCCGGTGCTGTACGAACACCCAGACTTCAAGGGCGAGCACTAAGCCGCGCGTAGGAGGAGAATCCCATGGAATTCAATACTTTCTATCAGTATTTTCTCTTCACGAAGAGCTGGGCTTATGTGATGATGTTTGTGGTACTGCCCGTTTACGTGCTGTACTGGAACTTCGTCCTGTTCCCCGACAAGAAAGAACGTAACAACAACTCCAAGCACTAGCCTGCTCGGGGTACGGAATCACAAGGGCGGAGCCGCAAGGTTCCGCCCTTGTTTTTTGCTCTGCGGGGTGTGTTAGCCGCAGGCCAGAAAAATCATACACATTATATTAATTGATAATTTCACACCTAAAACGAAGTTTTGCTTTTGTGCTTGCACATACGCAGCCCACCTGTTAAGGTGAACTGATACAAATTTGGCAATTGTTGCGGCAAGCTTTCCGTATAAAGGAAAGCTGTCCTTTTTTCTGCATCCATACATTTTTTTTGATCAGGACAATACAATGCGTTTCTGCGTTTCTTTTGCAAAAAACATTTCCTGCGAAGTGACAAAGCTTCGCAGCTTTTTTGCAACCTGATAACGCCCGCATAACTACGATTCACAAAAAAGAGGGCGTACCGGTTACGCCCTCTTTTTTTATGCAACGTGCGCTGCTTTGCGCAGCACACTGGAGGAAAACATGCAAGAATATCCAAATATTACAATCACAACCAAGGATGCCGCGAGACTGGAAACCCTGCTGGAAACCCTGTCCGCCGACGGATTCCCCGGGCGCAAGGCGCTGGAAGAAGAGCTCTACCGCGCAAACGTTGTGGCCCCCGAAGAAGTGCCGCCCTCAGTGGTGACCATGAACTCCACCGTGCGTTTCGCCATGCTGCCCTCTGGCACCGAGCGCCGCCTGAAGCTTGTGTACCCCGGCAAATCAGACGCCAGCGAGGATTCCATTTCCATTCTGGCGCCTGTGGGCAGCGCGCTGCTGGGGCTTGCCGAGGGCGATGACATCCACTGGCCCAACCCCAACGGCGGAACCCTGCACCTTGTGGTGCATGAAGTGGAAGACCAGCCGGAACGTGCCGGGCACTACGACTTGTAAGCTCATTCCAACATCCGCTGCCGATCTCATCGGGAACGGAAGAACCATATTCCCCACCTATGCGAGGAGGTATCATGGTGGACGTGATCGCCAAGGCGACTAACGAACTGAATCCGACAGACATACTGTTTCAGACTCCCTACTGGGCTCAGGTCAAATCGCATATGGGCATGGCCCCCCTGGCTTTTGACATTCACTCTACAGAAACCTGGGGCGACGTGCTGGTGCTGATAAAAGACCATTGCGGGCACAAGATGGCTCTTGTGCCGCAGGGGCCAGAGTATGCGCCTTCAGAGGATTCATACGGGCAGTATCTGGAAGACCTTTCCGTTGCCCTGGCAGACCGGCTTGAGCCGGATGTGGCCTTTATCCGTTACGACCTGCCGTGGAAGTCACTGTATGCGGACGAAATGCAGGAGCAGGGCTGGTGCGCCTTTCCCGAAGCGCGCATACGCGAAATGCGCATGAACATGGGCACCAGATTCTGGAACTTCAAGAAAGCCTCCGCAGATATGACCGTGGCAAGCTCGCTGGTGGTGGATCTTGGCGGCAGCGAAGACGACATCCTTGGCAGAATGAAACCCAAAACCCGCTACAATATCGGTCTGGCCCGACGCAAGGGCGTGACGGTGGAAAAAGCGGACAGCAGCAACCTTGCTGATTTTTATGGCCTGTACGAACAGACGGCCAGAAGAAACGGCTTTGCCCCTTGCAGCAGCAAGCAGTTCTCGGCCATGTTCCGCTGCAATTTCGGTGCAAAGGATGAAGCAGATATTGTATTTTTGCTGGCCCGGCATGGGGGAGATATCCTTTCCGGCGCCATAATCGGCATTTCAGGGCAACACGCCAACTTTCTGTACGGGGCATCGGGCAATATCAAGCGCAACTATATGGCATCCAGCCTCATGCACTGGACAGGTATGCGCATTGCGCGGCAACTGGGCTGCCGCAGTTACGAAATGGGCGCTGTTTCGCCCACGCCTGACGCCACGCACCCCTTCAACGGTTTGCACCGCTTCAAGGTCGGCTTTGGCGGCCGCATTGAACTGCGGAGCGGCTCGTGGGACTATCCCCTGAATCAGGGGGCATACCGCGCCATACAGAATGCCGAGGCCATGTACAGAGAACTTGGAGCATGAAGGGAACGGTGCCGTGCCTCACGGCCATAAGGCCCACGCCATGCACTGACGGCATTGGCAGGGGCAGCGCAACGGGCAATAGCAATAGGTGCTGAACAGCTCCGAATTGTTCTGTCCGTTGCCTCCTTTGCCGCCACCTGGTCAAGGCACCTTGCGTGAAGCTTGCCGCGCTGATAAGCTGAAAATCTGCGGAACAGTCGCGGCCTTGCAGCCGGGCATTCAGTGATTATCTGCCTTCCAAGAGGTACCAAATATGTGTCTTGCCATACCAGCCAGAATTGAAGAACTTCAGGGAGAGGGCATGGCCCGCGTGCGCGTGGGCGAAAGCTCCACCTTTCTCACCGCCTCCATCATGCTGCTGCCCGAAGAACCCAAGGTCGGCGATTATGTGATTGTACACGCCGGTTTTGCCCTGCACACCATGACGCCGCAAGAAGCTGAAGACAGCCTCTCGGCCCTGCGCGAGCTGGCCCAGGCAATGGATGGCGCTCCGGCAAACTTCTGACGCCCGTTCCGCATGATTGTGCGGTAATTGCGGCGGAACACGTTGAAAATCCCGGGCGTTTCACTCCTGCGCGCAACGCGTCTGAAACGCCCTTTTTGTTGGTGCTCCAAGATTAAGGGCCAGCCTTTTTGTCCATGAAAAGGCGCTTTATGTGAGGCGGGTTGCCATGCAGATGCACACCATCAGGTGCGGTCTGCCAAACATTTTCATGCTCAGCCTGCGTACATGCAGGCACGCCAGCAGGCACGCAGTGTCCTGCTCTTCTTGACTTTGCCCCGCTCTTTGCCCACAGTAGAGCGATTTTTTCACAGTACCATATTGCCAAGTCCTTGAGTTGAACTGTGCCGGGAGCCAGCATGAGCGATTATAAGAAAACATTGAACCTGCCTCAGACCGCCTTTCCCATGAAAGCCAACCTGGCCCAGCGTGAGCCGGAAACCCTGAAAAAATGGGATGCCATTAACAGCTACGAAGCAATGGTTGAAGCTTCCGGCAGCAAGGGAACCTACGTGCTGCACGATGGCCCTCCCTATGCCAATGGCCACATTCACATGGGTACGGCCCTGAACAAGATTCTCAAGGACATTATTGTTAAATCGCGCAACATGGCTGGTTTTGCCTCGCGCTATGTGCCGGGTTGGGACTGTCACGGTCTGCCCATTGAACACAAGGTTGAGCAGGAGCTGAAAGAAAAGAAAAAGACCCTGCCCGCCCATGTGGTGCGCAAGCTCTGCCGAGACTATGCTTCCAAGTGGATTGACGTGCAGCGCAAGGAATTTCGTCGTCTCGGCGTGCTCGGCAACTGGGAAGATCCCTACATGAGCATGCGCCCCACCTATGAGGCCGCCACCGCTCGCGAGCTTGCCAACTTTGTGGAAACGGGCGGAGTCATGCGCTCCAAAAAGCCCATCTATTGGTGCTGCTCCTGCCACACGGCCCTTGCAGAGGCAGAGGTGGAGTACTACGACCACACGTCCCCTTCCATCTTTGTGCGCTTTCCCTTGCAGGACGATGGCCTGAAAAAGGTTTTCTCCGCTGCGGATCCCGCCCATGCCTTTGTGGTCATCTGGACCACCACCCCCTGGACGCTGCCGGACAACATGGCCGTGTGCCTGCACCCCGAATTCACCTATGTGCTGGTGGAAGTGGACGGAGCGCAGTACGTGCTGGCCGAGGAACTGCTCACCTCCTGCGCGGAGCAGTTCGGCTGGAGCGAACCCAAAATTCTTGGCCGCGCCACCGGCGAACAGCTTGAAGGCCTCAAGGCCCGCCACCCCTTTTACGACCGCGTGTCGCCCATCATCCTGGGCCAGCACGTCACCCTTGAAGCTGGCACGGGCTGCGTACACACCGCCCCCGGTCATGGCCGCGAAGACTACGAAGTTGGCCTCAAATATGGCCTCGAAATCTATTCACCCATGGATGATGCCGGGCGCTTTTTGCCCACGGTGCAATTTTTTGCCGGGTTGAATGTTTTTGAAGCCAACCCCAAGGTCATTGAAAAGCTTGAAGAAGTCGGCGCATTACTGCGTCAGGCCAAGATCAAGCACTCCTATCCGCACTGCTGGCGCTGCAAGCAGCCGGTTATTTTCCGCGCTACCACCCAGTGGTTCATCAGCATGGAAAAGAACGACCTGCGCGGCCGCGCGCTCAAGGCCATTGACGAGCAGGTGCGCTGGATCCCCGCCTGGGGCCGCGAACGCATCCACAACATGATTGAATTCCGGCCTGACTGGTGCATCTCGCGTCAGCGCCAGTGGGGCGTGCCCATCATGGCCCTGCTCTGCGAAGACTGCGGCGAAGCCTGGAACGACCCCAACTGGATGCGCGACATCTGCGACCGCTTTGCCAAACACCCCACCGGCTGCGACTACTGGTACGAGGCCGAACTTTCGGAAATCGTGCCGGAAGGCCTTGCCTGCCCGCACTGCGGCGGCAACCACTGGAAACGCGAAACCGACATCCTTGACGTGTGGTTCGACTCCGGCACCAGCTTTGCCGCCGTGCTCGAGCAGCGCCCCGAGCTTGCCTACCCCGCCGATCTGTACCTTGAAGGTTCGGATCAGCACCGCGGCTGGTTCCACAGCTCACTGCTGGTCAGCGAAGGCACGCGCCAGCGCGCGCCCTACAAGGCTGTGCTCACGCACGGCTATGTGGTGGACGGCGAAGGCCGCAAGATGTCCAAGTCCATCGGCAACGTCATCGCGCCGCAAGAACTCATTGAAAAATTCGGCGCTGAAATCGTGCGCCTGTGGGTTTCTTCCGTGGAATACCGCGAGGACATCCGCATTTCCGACGAAATTCTTGGCCGCCTTGTGGATGCCTACCGCCGCATTCGCAACACCTGCCGCTTCATCCTTGGCAACCTTGAAGGCCTCGGCAAGGATGATCTGCTGCCCCTGAACGAGTTGATGCCGCTTGACCGTTTTGCCATTGACGCCGCGGCCCGGGTGCACGACCGTGTGCAGCAGGCCTACATGGATTTTGACTTCCACAAGGTCTATCACACCCTGCACAACTACTGCGTGACCGACCTTTCATCCATGTATCTGGACGTGCTGAAAGACCGCCTCTACGCCTCCGGCCCCGCCAGCGCGGAACGCCGCTCGGCACAGACCGCCCTGTGGCATATCCTTGGCCTGTTGCTGCGCGACATGGCCCCGGTGCTCTCCTTCACCGCAGAAGAAATCTTTGCGCATCTGCCCGAAGGCCTGCGCGGCGCGGAACCCACGGTATTTGCCCTGCAGCCCATTGATTCTGCCCCCCTTCTGCTTGACGAAGGCACGCGCGACGACTGGAACATGCTCGCCGCCGTGCGCGGGGCCGTGACCAAGGCCATTGAACCCATGCGGCGCGATGGCGTTATCGGCCATTCGCTCGACACCCGCGTGACCCTCTTTGTGGCAGACGAACTGCGCCAGCGCCTTGAAGGCCTGAACACTGACCTGCGCGCCTTCTGCATTGTTTCGCAAATAGCCATGCAGCCCCTTGAAAGCGCACCACAAGGCGCGTACTGCGATGAAGAAATCGCCGGGCTTGCCATCGGCGTGGAAAAAGCTCACGGCGAAAAATGCGAACGCTGCTGGATTTACAGCACGGAACTTGGCACCGACGCAGACCATCCCACGCTCTGCCCCCGCTGCACCGCCGTTATCAAGGCCATGGAAGCGTAACAGGAATGCCAAGGCGTTATCGCATACTCGGCATAGCGGCCATTGTAGCCCTTGTTCTCGATCAGGTGAGCAAGTGGGCTGTCATGCAGTTCATACCCGAGCACAGGCCCATCACGGTCATTGCCGGGCTGTTTGATCTGGTCAACATCCGCAATCGCGGCGCGGCCTTTGGCTTTTTAAACCGGTCAGACATTGAGTGGCAGTTCTGGCTTTTTCTCGCTGCCACGGTTGTGGCTGTGTGGGCCATTG
It contains:
- the hmcD gene encoding sulfate respiration complex protein HmcD; protein product: MEFNTFYQYFLFTKSWAYVMMFVVLPVYVLYWNFVLFPDKKERNNNSKH
- the rnk gene encoding nucleoside diphosphate kinase regulator, producing MQEYPNITITTKDAARLETLLETLSADGFPGRKALEEELYRANVVAPEEVPPSVVTMNSTVRFAMLPSGTERRLKLVYPGKSDASEDSISILAPVGSALLGLAEGDDIHWPNPNGGTLHLVVHEVEDQPERAGHYDL
- a CDS encoding lipid II:glycine glycyltransferase FemX, translating into MVDVIAKATNELNPTDILFQTPYWAQVKSHMGMAPLAFDIHSTETWGDVLVLIKDHCGHKMALVPQGPEYAPSEDSYGQYLEDLSVALADRLEPDVAFIRYDLPWKSLYADEMQEQGWCAFPEARIREMRMNMGTRFWNFKKASADMTVASSLVVDLGGSEDDILGRMKPKTRYNIGLARRKGVTVEKADSSNLADFYGLYEQTARRNGFAPCSSKQFSAMFRCNFGAKDEADIVFLLARHGGDILSGAIIGISGQHANFLYGASGNIKRNYMASSLMHWTGMRIARQLGCRSYEMGAVSPTPDATHPFNGLHRFKVGFGGRIELRSGSWDYPLNQGAYRAIQNAEAMYRELGA
- a CDS encoding HypC/HybG/HupF family hydrogenase formation chaperone, which codes for MCLAIPARIEELQGEGMARVRVGESSTFLTASIMLLPEEPKVGDYVIVHAGFALHTMTPQEAEDSLSALRELAQAMDGAPANF
- the ileS gene encoding isoleucine--tRNA ligase codes for the protein MSDYKKTLNLPQTAFPMKANLAQREPETLKKWDAINSYEAMVEASGSKGTYVLHDGPPYANGHIHMGTALNKILKDIIVKSRNMAGFASRYVPGWDCHGLPIEHKVEQELKEKKKTLPAHVVRKLCRDYASKWIDVQRKEFRRLGVLGNWEDPYMSMRPTYEAATARELANFVETGGVMRSKKPIYWCCSCHTALAEAEVEYYDHTSPSIFVRFPLQDDGLKKVFSAADPAHAFVVIWTTTPWTLPDNMAVCLHPEFTYVLVEVDGAQYVLAEELLTSCAEQFGWSEPKILGRATGEQLEGLKARHPFYDRVSPIILGQHVTLEAGTGCVHTAPGHGREDYEVGLKYGLEIYSPMDDAGRFLPTVQFFAGLNVFEANPKVIEKLEEVGALLRQAKIKHSYPHCWRCKQPVIFRATTQWFISMEKNDLRGRALKAIDEQVRWIPAWGRERIHNMIEFRPDWCISRQRQWGVPIMALLCEDCGEAWNDPNWMRDICDRFAKHPTGCDYWYEAELSEIVPEGLACPHCGGNHWKRETDILDVWFDSGTSFAAVLEQRPELAYPADLYLEGSDQHRGWFHSSLLVSEGTRQRAPYKAVLTHGYVVDGEGRKMSKSIGNVIAPQELIEKFGAEIVRLWVSSVEYREDIRISDEILGRLVDAYRRIRNTCRFILGNLEGLGKDDLLPLNELMPLDRFAIDAAARVHDRVQQAYMDFDFHKVYHTLHNYCVTDLSSMYLDVLKDRLYASGPASAERRSAQTALWHILGLLLRDMAPVLSFTAEEIFAHLPEGLRGAEPTVFALQPIDSAPLLLDEGTRDDWNMLAAVRGAVTKAIEPMRRDGVIGHSLDTRVTLFVADELRQRLEGLNTDLRAFCIVSQIAMQPLESAPQGAYCDEEIAGLAIGVEKAHGEKCERCWIYSTELGTDADHPTLCPRCTAVIKAMEA